The sequence below is a genomic window from Zhongshania aliphaticivorans.
CGATCAGTCCGAGCTTGGTACTGGTCAAAATCTGGGTATAGACTCAACAGGTGGGGCCACAGCTCACGCTTTTCTTCTGCGCTGGCCTGACGCGCAAGATAACGCTGGGTGGTGCCACCAACCATAATATCGATATTGGGGTCGGCAGCGATATTAAAATACCACAGCGGGTGTTTCTCCATTCCGCCTTGCGAGGCAACCAACAGCTTTTTGTCATTCCAAGGCAGGTGGATCAAGGCTATTTCCCGACGCTCGCCGGATCGCCTACCCGTCATCCCAACGATACAAATTGGAAAGCCGCCGGGGAAATTCTTCATTAAGCGGCCACTGCTTTTCTTGTATACCCAAACATTAAAGCGGGTGAAATATTTCATCACACGCTGGACAGTAGCCTGCCATTTAACCGGGATAGCGTCGACTTCGTCGCGACGGGTTTTGACGTAATCAAATTTGTTCGTCATTTTATTATTCTCAATCTTGAGTTTGGCAACGACCTATACCAATCTACCACGTAAGAAACCAGCTGCCAGTTGCAAAAAAGGCCATGCGCTAGTGCAATTTCTCACTCGCGACATGGCCTTAATGTTGTGGACAAACCTTACTGTTGTTAACCGATCCAGTTTGGCTTACGACGCAAATCCAATGTATGGGGATACTCCC
It includes:
- a CDS encoding nitroreductase family deazaflavin-dependent oxidoreductase translates to MTNKFDYVKTRRDEVDAIPVKWQATVQRVMKYFTRFNVWVYKKSSGRLMKNFPGGFPICIVGMTGRRSGERREIALIHLPWNDKKLLVASQGGMEKHPLWYFNIAADPNIDIMVGGTTQRYLARQASAEEKRELWPHLLSLYPDFDQYQARTDRDIPVFICSLATDNTED